In Malus sylvestris chromosome 2, drMalSylv7.2, whole genome shotgun sequence, the genomic stretch AGAAAGCATACGCACACGTGCTCCAAACAAAAATGGAGATACTCTTTTTTGGACGTAACTAAAATataatgtgtatatatatattcattacCTGTATACAATCTAGAAAGTATGATCATTCAatgtaaaagaagaaaaaggaaaaatgagatcgtattttttaatattaataagTTGCAAAAGAAAGAAGTTTTTGGGAATAACGAAGGGtggaaaaaatggaaaaagaacATCCCATGTCAGAGTTGGTAAATGGGTCATGTTTGTTTTATTCGTTTCATTTTCGTGTAATACTTGTTATCTTAACTGGTTCCTAACAAGTGACTAGATAATACCTTGATTCGCTAACAGATCGTGTAAATCTGATAACGACACAACTCTTCTTAATGGGTGACCAATAACTAATTGACTTGTTAATATAGGTTGATCcaaaaatttgttatttttgtgtcaTTTCATATTGGATTAATAAGTTGTCCAAAAAATTGCCAAAGCTCTCCCACATGGCTGCCATGCAAATTttcaagggaactttaacgaaaagctcacagtactgttcactttaacgaaaaactatatttttacactaaaaaatcaatcatggtactattcattttaccctttattttgtccttattgttaaatttcaaagttttcaagtttttttttattagttttcctaattttcAAAGGCAAAACacaattaaatttattaattagaaCAACCTCAATGCCAaaagacaaataaaaaagaataattaGGCTTTAGCCCCTCCTTTTACCAAAAGTAAAGGTTCAGAAAGCAGATCATGAGTCATAAGGTGCGTAAACCATAATTTTATTATCTTAAACCTCTGGGGCAAATTGCAGCGATAGTCTCCATGATTTAGTTGGATTTTCACTTTCGTTTTCATAGTTTCATTCTTGCAGTTTTATCGTTATATTTTCTCTTTAGTTTTATCAATTAAGTTTCCATCAATTTTGTGCATATCTTCTCATTTTAAAAACCTAGCttaaataaaactttattttatttgatgAAATGAACTGACGTtactaatataataaaatacgaCAAAATAGCTACAAAGACCGAATTGAAAATCTGAATGAACTACGAGGACTACCGGTATATAAATAATCCTTTTCTTCACTTGTTTTCTAATAATTGGTGGGAATAAAGGCAACTATTAGGATAATTAAAAGATATATAACGTTCACATGTAAGGTAAGGGGAAGGTCTAAAACATGGTTTGTGTGAGGTGGCGTTAACTTCAATGGTGAAGCCTACAAGAAAACCGAGCATTATATAAAGGGTCACGCATGCACTTGGACTAATCACTCATTCAAATTTTACTCAcctctttccttcccttcctacTGAAAACCAAGCAAAAACAGCATAGCAGTTGACGATGGCAACCCTCACTGTTCCAGATCACTTCTCTTCTAACGAGGATGCAGAAGCTCTCAGAAAGGCATGCAAAGGTACTCTAACTCTAACATTTTTTCAACCAGTCTACATTTGgtctacaaattcaaaaacaTACGGTTCAGAtcattgaaaaatataaatgtgTGTTCCCTGATATtcacctatatatatgtgtgtacatgtatgtgtgtgtcgtgttatttttttgttaggTCTCGTATGAATGTTGACCGATTTATCGATGTTTTCTTCTTACAAGTCGATCATCACATGTTTCTCGCTTAGATTTGAAGTTTGAACTCCCAAGTTTGATCTACTATgcgaaaatgaaagaaaacaagaaaaaaatgaagtaattaattaattaaatgttttCTTAATCCAGAAAAGGTGATATAATCAAGAAATGACCGTATTAATTACAGATTGCCATTTTGCAATCTCCTGTTAGTGCCACACCAAAGCCAACCAAAACTCACCTAAACATCACCTCATTTGTGGACAATTAGTAGATAtgctaattaatatatattcgTTTAAAAATTTGCTATAAATATTATTGTAAGAGCAAGAGTATAAGACACTAGTACGACAGGAGTCAAACAAACCTAGAAATTATCTCCAACAATGGCTACACTAATTGCTTCTGAAAACTTCTCTCCCATTGAAGATGCCGAAGTTCTTCGAAAATCTGTGAAaggtttaataatttatttatagttCAGCTATTTAATTCTTATTTTAATTTGCATGCTGATAATTAATtgcaaaattatatatatggtaaatttttttttttttttactgtgtAGGATGGGGGACTGATGAGAAGGCTATAATCTCTATTCTGGGACACAGAAATGCGGCACAGAGAAAGCAAATCAGGCTTTCTTATGAGCAGTCTTATCAAGAAGATCTTCTCAAACGCCTTGAATCCGAGCTTTCTGGGGATTTTGAGGTTTCTCATATTCTCTCCTTAGTCCATATTACCATTGCTAttgttatttttttctataaaatatttattagtTGACAGAAATATATTAATTAGAATAAATACATGAAATTGTCTTTTGTTTGTCCTTGTGTATCACAAAACATAGAGATCTCCGAATGTTTTTGTCCTTggctaaacaaaaaaaaaaaaactaaaatgttGGTTGGTTAATGTATGGTCCTAAATCGATCGGTGTGTCCAATTTTAAGAAAGTGGGAAATGGGGAGGGAAGCAAAATGGAAATGATATTACGTTTTTCttatgagatttttgtttttgagtaaaTTCTTTTGATGGGATTAAAGGGTATGTTATTTTACTTTGGGATCCGAATGCCTGTATATTTTTTGTATGAATTCCATTAGTTTTATATTTCTCGGTTGAACAATTTGCGTGAtactaacaaaataaatttcatTTGGGATTGACACCCATATAGAAAGCTGTGTACCGTTGGATCTTGGATCCTGCAGATCGAGATGCTGTTTTGGCTCATGTGGCCATCAAGAAATCTGGGTGTAACTACAATGTCATCATCGAAATTGCAACCATACTATCTCCTGAAGAGCTCTTTGCAGTAAGGAAAGCTTACCAAGTTCGCTACAAGCACTCCTTGGAGGAAGACTTGGCTGCCCACACCACTGGTGATATCCGAAAGGTACAAGCATTATTAacgacaatatttttttaacaaacagtCTGACATGTTATGTTGTCGAATTGTGAATTTAGATTACATGAGAGTCCACTTTACTATTAGACAACATAATAATAAGTTGGAGAATTTTCCATTGTTTGCCTCCTCTTTTTTGTATTAGGTGAATGACCATTTTGGTCTCTGTTTTTCTCGAACTGTGTTATGAGAATTGTTGAACTAGAAGAACTGCTAATGTTGTTTGATGTTTTTTGTTCAATGTTACAGCTTCTGGTTGCTTTAGTGACTGCGTATCGTTATGACGGTGGCGAGATCAATGCAAAACTGGCAAAATCGGAAGCTGATATTCTTCATGATGCTATCAAAGACAAGGCTTTCAATCATGATGAAATTATTAGGATCCTCAGTACTAGGAGCAAGACTCAGCTCATGGCAACCTTTAACCACTACCGAGATGACCATAAAATTTCCATCAGTAAGGTATAGACCCATCCAACTCAGAACTAATTAGTAATTACTTACACAGACTTCTACCCACTAAGAGTCTAAGATTCAAGACTGCCGAGTTTGACCTCtaagttttcttcttttatcAGACTTTGTTGGAAGAGGGTGCTGATGATCTCCAGAAGGCACTGCATGTAGTCATCAGATGCCTCAATGACCACAAGAAGTACTTTGAGAAGGTTCTTCGCAATGGTATCAGGAGGCTTGGGACCGATGAGGATGCTCTCACTCGTGTGATTGTGACGAGGGCTGAGAGGGACTTGAAGGACATCAAGGAGGTTTACTACAAGAAAAACAGCGTTCCTCTCGAACATGCTGTGGCTAAAGACACTTCCGGGGATTACAAGGACTTCCTCCTTACTCTGCTGGGGAAGGAATAGATCGTACTGAAATTCTTCTTTAAGTAAACTAGTATGATCATCAAGTGCTATGAGTGCTTCTGTTTTTCTGTTGGTGTTTGATGACGGTCTTTATTTTCTGTGTTTGTGTTTCCTTGTGGTGCGACTATCTACCTTTACCTTTATCTATATTTGTTGGAGTTTATTAGGGTTTTTATCAAGAGTTTTCGTTTTCGGATGTTATGGAGTATTAATAAAAGTTGTCTGTCAGCTTTTTAATCAAGGGTTGGATTAAACAGAAGTTATACTAGCAACAGATTTAGATTAACAACAGCCGAAGGAAGTAAAAAGATGTGATGAAATTCAAAACTCCTGTGTTTGATGAATAAATATGAGGAGAATGGATAcgctgaaaaaaaatatatggtcgTGACTTCTATAAACAATGACCATCTTGTTCTGCTAGAAGTTGGGCAAGACACTTTTATAAGGAGAACAAGGACTACAATCTGTAGATTTATCAAAGAGATGGGCCAATGCCCCACTGCTAACAACATTGGTATTGTCCCCAACTTTTTAATTATCAAGTGCACAATCCATCaagtgtgaggttttatcacaaaaggcatcggtattagttagagtgggatGAGGATATTCAAACTCTTATTTTCTCAAAGATATGGTTGATGTGGGATATTTCAACACAAACTTGAACAAATCTAAATCAATAGTATCAAAATCCGACCAATCCTCCCTGTGCACTTAATAATCCCATATACTAATAACATCTGTATCATTAAACTGAAATCAGCTGAAAAAAGATAATAGCTAAACCATTAATCATAAGAAAGTATGTAATCTATCAACAACATAATAATTCATTAGATGGTTGCTTACAAATTGGAAACAGATTAAGGACGGACCAACATTCTGGATGTAGTCCATTGCCTATTAGATTTAGAAATCTTGAACTTGTAGTTGTTATTAACCATCTTGAATCATCACAAAGATTAtgcagagaagaaagaattgcaGAAAagcttttagagagagaagcaaGAAAGATGAAGTTTCAGATTTCATTAACCGCCACATTTATTACACTCAAGCCTTTATATAGCTTGCTAATACTTAGCTTATCAAGTAAGCTACTACATAACCAATACAATCAATAAATGTGGACTAATACACTGTTGACACATGTCCAAGTTTGTTATCCTGTtattaccccccccccccctcaatCTTAACCAAGGTACCAAGGTTAAGATTGCCACAATGATGAACAAATATAGGACTATGGAGACCCTTTGTAAAAATGTCAGCTACTTGCTCCTTAGCTGGTATGTATTGAATCATGAGATCCCCTTTTTGCACCTTCTCATGAACAAAATGAAAGTCGGTGTCAAGGTGTTTGATACGAGAATGAAAAACAGGATTTGTACTAAAAGCAAGAGTTGAAAGATTATCATAATATAAAACTGGAGGAGAGGGTAGATACACATGTAAATCTCGCAAGATAGATCGAAGCCAACACACATCTGCAGTACAATGAGCAAGAGATTTATTTTCCGCCTCAGTAGAACTACGAGACACTGAAGACTGCTTCTTAGACTACCATGAAACTGgattatcaaaaaaaaaaaaataccacatAACCAGTAATGGATCGCCGTGTATTGATATCAGCAACCCAATCGGAGTCGGAATAAGCTGACATAAGAGAAGAAGACCTAGATTTATAAGTCAAACCACAGTGAAGAGTCATTTGAAGATATATGAGGATCCTTTTGACAAGAGAGAAATAAGTATCTATTGGTTGACTCATATATTGACACACAACACCAACTGAATGAGCAATATTAAGGCACCAACTAAGCTTCTGTATAAACTAGCATCAGAAAGAGGTATGCCATTAGCAACAAGCAACTGAGAGTGTGGTTTTGCTGGAGTGGGGGCAGGTTTGCAAGTATCCATGCCTGCCTTATTTAACAATTCAGTAGCATATTTGGTTTGGTTAATAAACAAATCCCCATTCTCTCTATACCGAATATGTAATCCTAATAAAATAGGTCAATTTGCCCATATCTTTTACGTCAAACAAGTCACCAAGAGTGGTAATAACAGCTTGAGCCTGAGATGTATCTGAGCCAGTGAtgattatatcatcaacatataataaGAGAATCACCACATTTGTGCCATCATACTTGACAAACAAGCTAGCATCAGATTGTGAGACATTAAAACCAAGACCAAGTAAGACACTAGTAAATTTTGAATGCCAAGCTCGAGGAGCTTGTTTTAGTCCATATAGGACTTTACTAATATGCATACATAGTTAGGATGTTGAGAATCAACAAAACCTTGTGGTTGATGCATGTAAACATTTTCTTGCAAATCACCATGCAAGAAGGCATTTTTAATGTCAAGCTACCGTAAAGGCCACTTACACGAAGTAGCTAAGGCTAAATTAAGTCTGACAATGGAATGCCTCACCATTGGACTAAAAGTCTCAGAATAGTCAGTTCCCTGTTCTTGAGTGAACCCTTAAGCCACTAATCGAGCTTTGTAACGAGATATACTACCATTAGAATTCCTTTTCACTTTATAGACTCATTTACACCCAACTATGGATCGTTGAGATGGAACATGAACCAATACCTAAGTCCCTTGAGATTTTAAAGCATCAAATTCCTGTTGCATTGCCTTTTGCCATAAAGGGTTCATAGAAGCAGTCCTAAAAGTTTTAGGTTCTTTTATATCAACTATATCAGCAAGATAAGTAAAACCAGAAAAGCTATACTCATTTGAAGCAAGTTGGAGTGAAGATGACTCTAGAGACATTGCCAAATAAGCTGAATAATCATGTTTGGATATTGCACCTATCTTTAATCTAGTTTGAATTGGAGAATTATGAACAGATTGGTCAAAATGGAATAATACCTGCAACTGAGCAGAATCTAGGACATGTAACAAGGAGTGTGGAGGAGTGGCATTATAATAAGTTGTTGATGTTGATGTTTTAGATTCTTGTATACTGGGATCAACCATTGAATGTGATGAAGACATGTTTGACATACTGGAAACAGAAGCGAAAGTACTTGAGGAACTATCATGCATACCACCAATACCAGTCTGAGGAGTGATTACAAGTAAAGTAACCACTAATGGAGGAACTAATCGAGTCTCTTGAACAGTTGGAACACACTGAGTTGTAGCAACATAGAGCTTAACAGGAAACACACTTTCATCATGGATAACATATTTGGATAAAATCATTTTCATGGACTGAAGATTATAGCAAATAATACCTTATATCCAGCTGGATAGCCCAAAAACACACATAACATTGATCTAGGTTGTAGTTTATTGGAATTATATGGCTTGATATAGGGAAAAACTGTTGTGCCAAAAATCTTGAGATGTTGCAACATTGGTGGTTTCTGATATAAAGCCAGAAATGGGGAATCCATATACAAAGATTTACAGGGCATTCTGTTAATTAAATAGACAACATGTGCACATGCATGAAACCAAAACTCCTGAGATAAACCAGCAACAAAAAGTAAAGTAATAGCAATTTCAATAATATGTCTATTTCTCCTCTCAACAAatccattttgttgaggagttGGACATGAGATCCTGTGTAGCCTTTAGAACTAAAAAAACCTCTAGTATATTCACCACCTCCATCAGATTAGAAGTACTTAACAGAGGCATTAAAATGTACTAAAAGGAAGGTATAAAATCTCACAAAGATGGACAAAACATCTTATCTATTGCATAAGGGAAAGATCCATACAAAAGGAGTACAATCATCcacaaagattacaaaatactTATATCCTTCAATGGATTTTATTGGAGAGGGACCCCAAATATCAGAATGAATCTTTTCAAAGGGTACTAAACATCTATAAGACTTTTAAGGAAAGGGTAATCTTGACATCTTCCCATAAATACACAAGTGACACATTGTACACTGATCATCTACTACATTACTTATTTGTGACTGTTGCAACATAACAGATAAGACCTCATTAGTAGGATGCCCCAACCTTTGATGCCATACAGAAGACTTGATTAATTGCCCAAGATATGCTAAAGTTGGAACATGTTGTACTAAAGAATGCAGAGTCTTGAAAACAGGAATTTGAAACAACTCATTTTGCCTACTCCTACCTTGGTGAAAAACCTCCTTGGTTACCTTGTCCTTCACAAAGAACAAAGATTCATCACAAATGAACCAACACCGATTGTCTTTGCAAAGTTGTTTAACAGATAACAAATCCTTAGTAAGATAAAGAACATGAAGAACTTGAGTTAGTTTAAGAGAATGAGATGGTGTATGAAGCATTGTAGAGCCAACATGCTTGATAGGCAAACCTTGACCATTGCCTATTTTGATTCTGTTAATGCCTTCAAAATGAGTGACTTGATTCAAGTTGTTAACATATGAGATCATATGATAGGAGGCTCTAGTATCGACAATCCAAGTATCGCCTGTAGGGTAGGTAGCTATAGTATGGGCAACCATAGCTTGTACAGAAGAACTGAAAGTTGATGGTCTTAGAAAAGATGGTTGAGACGATGAATTTGTAGACTGTGGATGAGCAAAATCATGCTGAAGTGAGACAGGCGGACCACTGCCTTGATAAGCCTAATTACTTCGATGATAACACTCCAATGCAATGTGTCCACATTtcccacaaatttgacatttaATGAAAGTAGAAGAAGATGCAGAATTTCTGTGAAAACAGTTAGGAGTCGTGTGATCCATTTTCTGACAAATCTGACACTCATGTTGCATAGTAAAACGAGAATCAGTGTTACAAGTCCATCATCTTTGCTTGTAGCCTCCATTATTACCTCTGCCTTTGTTATATTTGTAACCACAATTATTTCTTTGGGAACCACCATAGGAAGGCCTTGATTGAAAAGAATTCTGTGAAAAAGGCAGAGAATTATGTGATTGAGATCCATAAGAAGTATTAGAACCAATATATCCAAAGCCATATCCAGGAGTAGAAGCAGCATATGGAAATgatggcggtggtggtggtgagacATTATATGGTAGAGGTGGAGCATTATAAGAAGCTGGATGGATCGGTGGAACAGTGGACGGATAATAGGGACCAGGAGTAATAGTACCAATAGTTGCAGATGAAACATCAACATGAGATTGAGGATGAGAGGAAGAACCCAttttgtgaaatcccgttcctggatttcattgttataatctatgtatttgtattattgagattttatattatattttaagaaattatattaatttatttggatttagattttaattaaattagttacgaagtttggaaattaattatctaaaattcgttgaccttttgaggtcacaagTAACGTATTCGAATAGATCTTGAAACTACGAGAgcataggcgaaagccatttgcgagtccggattataacatTATAGATACAGACATTTGAAGTTATGTTACAAAActatagattttaaatttattttaaactcCCACCTTGTGGGAAAGAGGTCAATCAGATTTATGTGAGTTAAGGAAACCGAtcaggaaaaagaagaaggaggaaaatgAGAGAGGGGAGGAAACACCCAAGCAACCTTGACCCGATTTCAAACCCTGACCCGGTTGTATCTCTTATGTCCGATTGAGGTGATTTTGGTGTCTATGAAAAGCTCTCGGCCAACCCAACATCTTTGTGGCATTATATTTCTCACTTTTTAACCCAATTTTACAAACCGAAGCCACAAAGTCCATTGTTTTTCGTCGGTTTTCTCATTTTTTCGTTGAATCCGACAATGATTACCatcgaccaccaccaccaaaagactTCCCTCAACCTCAAGAACAAAACCCATGCATTGGCTGGGGCGTCGAAGTTCATTTTGGCATTGAATCAAGAACACCTAATTCTAGGGTTTCGGCGGTTTGTGGGCAATTTGAGGTgtttcctggccaaattggacttgtcCACAAGTATAAAACTTGATCCGCTCACTGAGATCTAttttcttgtaaaatttggtaatttttggaaatagttgaatttttccgCAAGTCGGGGTGGCCTACCGCCACCTGCGGCGGTGCGTGTCCAGTGGGCTAACAATGTCTTTC encodes the following:
- the LOC126584413 gene encoding annexin-like protein RJ4 isoform X2 — encoded protein: MATLTVPDHFSSNEDAEALRKACKGWGTDEKAIISILGHRNAAQRKQIRLSYEQSYQEDLLKRLESELSGDFEKAVYRWILDPADRDAVLAHVAIKKSGCNYNVIIEIATILSPEELFAVRKAYQVRYKHSLEEDLAAHTTGDIRKLLVALVTAYRYDGGEINAKLAKSEADILHDAIKDKAFNHDEIIRILSTRSKTQLMATFNHYRDDHKISISKTLLEEGADDLQKALHVVIRCLNDHKKYFEKVLRNGIRRLGTDEDALTRVIVTRAERDLKDIKEVYYKKNSVPLEHAVAKDTSGDYKDFLLTLLGKE
- the LOC126584413 gene encoding annexin-like protein RJ4 isoform X1, with protein sequence MATLIASENFSPIEDAEVLRKSVKGWGTDEKAIISILGHRNAAQRKQIRLSYEQSYQEDLLKRLESELSGDFEKAVYRWILDPADRDAVLAHVAIKKSGCNYNVIIEIATILSPEELFAVRKAYQVRYKHSLEEDLAAHTTGDIRKLLVALVTAYRYDGGEINAKLAKSEADILHDAIKDKAFNHDEIIRILSTRSKTQLMATFNHYRDDHKISISKTLLEEGADDLQKALHVVIRCLNDHKKYFEKVLRNGIRRLGTDEDALTRVIVTRAERDLKDIKEVYYKKNSVPLEHAVAKDTSGDYKDFLLTLLGKE